In Hymenobacter volaticus, the genomic window ATCGAGGCGGCGCAGGCTGCGGTGCAGGGCTTGCTGCGCTTGGCGCACGGGCCGCAACAAGGTGCTTCCGCCGAGCGGACTACGGCTATCGTGCGAAAGCAGCGCCGAGGAAATGGACGCCACATTGGAAGAAAGAATGTGGTTGAGCACCACAAATTCGTGCACTTCGTTGGGGTGGTGCTGTTTGGCGCGCGGCTCCGACATCATGCGCTGAAAGGCCGCCGCGAGGTTGGCAGAGCTAACGTACACTTCCTTGCGGGCCAACTTGTAGTCAACTTCCGCCACCGACGATCCAAGTAGCGTTTCGGTGAGGGTTTGGAGGTAGAGCAGGTTGGCGCGAAGCACGGCCGTCATGTAGTCCTGCAACTGGTCGGATTCCCAGTTCGGAAACAGCACGTAGCTGGCCGCAAACGCAATCAGGCAGCCGAGCACGGTGTCCAGAATCCGCTCTTCCACCACTTGCAAATAGCCAAGGCCCAGGAAGCTAAACAAGATCAACACGAAGGGCGTCATGAACGTGACGGCCACAATGTAGTTACTGCGCGTGAAGCTAAACGAGGTGAGCATAAACACGAACAGCAAGGCCACCAGCGCCATCCGGTCTTGCACCAACCACAACACCAGCCCCCCAATGATGCCGCCCGCCAGCGTACCCAGCACCCGGTGAATGTTGCGCTCCTTGGTTAAGCTAAACGCCGGCTTGAGCATGTAGGTAGTGGTCATCAGAATCCAGTAGCTGTGGTGGCCAGGCAGCAACACCTTGGCTACCACATAGCCCACCAGACAAGCCAGCGCCATCCGGATGGCGTGCCGAAAAGCACTGGAACTGAGCGTCAAATGACCCCGCAGTTCTTCGAGTGCAAAGCTCTGGTGCGACACAAACCGCCCAAATTCCAACTCCCGGCTGGCCGGAACGGCATTGCCATCGAAGTAGGCCAGAATATCTTGGAGCCGCTGGCTGAGGTTGCGCAGATTCACCAGAATCTTCTTCAGCACCAGGGTATGGCCGGGTTGGGTTGGGTCATCAAGCGCATCAATGCGGGCCTTGAGTTGCTCTAGGCTCGCCGTGAGTTGCAGGCGTGAGCTATAGCTGTGGTTGGCTTGAATGGCGTAGCCAATGCTTTCCAGTTCGGAAGCCATTTGCTCTACCAACCCGGCTATGGCATCGAGGATACCCGTACGCTCGAACCGGGAATGAATGGCCTTGTAGTCGTAGTACGTGACCGTGATGTGCTCATACAGGTCCATCAAATCGACGAAGGTGAGCACCAGCCGCCGGCCCGTTCCCGTCGATTCCTTCATCATTTGCCGCGTGCGAAACAGCAATTCGCGCACGGCATCCTGCTTTTCGCTCACCGTCACCTGCTGGGTCATGAGGCGCCGGTAGTCGTTTTCGAGGTTGGTGCCCGTGCGGTAAAACTCAGCTTTGAGGCGCAGAAACCCCGCTACCGCCCGAATACATTCGCCCAGTGCCTGTTGGGCCGAGCGGTACGGCCGAATCTGGTAGGTGAGCAAGCTAACCGCCATGTACCACACGGCACCCACCGTCACGAGAGCCGTGAATTCAAGCAACTTCGCAAATGGCAAGGCGCGGTCCATCATCAGAATAACCAGCAGCAGCGCCGCCGTTCCCACCGAACCCGCCCGGGTGCCATACACCAGAAACAAGGTAAACAAGAAGCTGAACAACACTATCTCTATCCCGAGCAGCCACAAATACGGCTGCGCAAACCCCGTGACAAGGGCCACAATGGGCAGCAGCGCCAAGCCAGCAGCCATGCCGTTGCGCTTGTGTACAAGGGGGCCGGGGGCGTCGGTGATACTCAGGCACAACGCTCCCAACGACAAGTCCATGCCTATTTCCAGTTTCCCTAGCCATCCAAAGACGAGGCCAGGTAGCAGCACGGCCAGCGTAATACGCAAGCCGTCGGAAAAGTCTTGGCTGAAAAAGAAGTACTGAAGCTTACGGGTGTGTTCGTTCATTGCAGCAGGCTGCGGGTCCAAACTCATCTATACGAGGAGTTGGGTGCCAAGCTACCGCAAAAACCAACGATGCCCACCACCGGCGCCGAATTTTGCCACCAGTGGCGTTGGCTACAAGTGCATCTGCTCTATGACGGGCAGCGTGTACCGCTCACCGCTGCTTAGCAAGTGCATGCGCAGGTCGCGGATGGAAAAGGGCTTGCCGGGCTCAACCTCATGAATGTTGGTGTTCGTTACGCCCATGCCATCCAACACTACCACTAGGCCGCTGCCAATAACCTCCAGTTCGCGGCCTTTGGTCACGACTACAGCGGTATCTTCCTCCAGCCCCAATCCGATGCACGATGGATTGGTGGCAATAATCTGGGCCATGCGCACTATCCGGCCCCGGGCCACAAAGTGCGTGTCGATGGCTACGTTGTGCAGAAACTCCAGTCCGGTCGTGATGTGGATTTCGTCTTTGAGCATGCCCGCATTGTTACGGCCTTGATAAATCATGGGCGTACTCATGGCCGCGGCCCCGGCGCTAGTACCGGCAATTACAAATGGCTCCTGCGTGTACCGCTCCTTGAGGCGCCGTTGAAAGGCGGTCCCCCAAGCAGCGCCGTCAGCCGAAGCTGGTCGCCGCCCGTGAACATCACGCCGCCAGCTTCATCCAGCAACCGCAAGCTTTCCTCGCTCTCGGCTTCCTCACGGCTCCGGATATCAAGCACATTTACCACACTGCACCCCAAGTCTTTGAAAACGTTGATGTAATCTTGCGCTGCCTCCTTGGGCTCTTCCGATGCAATAGGTAATACTAGAATAGGGCCTCTGTTGCCTATCTCGTCAACCACCCGACGCAGAATAGAGTCGTCGGCCATGTCGGCATCATCCCCGTTCGAAACGTCTTTGCGTTCATGCCCCCAATAGAAATCAACATTCCGAGTGGGTGAGGGCACATAGCGTCTTTTTGAGTGGATGCGGTTTTCTTTTTCGAGGTGGGCATGAAGTGGGAATCCGAAAGTTAGGGTGAGTAGGTGTGGTATTCGTCCGGTTTAGGCAGTCCTGGCAGGGCCAGCTTAAAGCATCACACGGAAGTCGGTTTTGCAAACACGCTTTGTAACAGATGGCACCCACCACTACGCCGCGGTAGTGGTGGGTGCCATTCCATTACTTATTGGAGAGGAGTTTCTTGGTAATCTATTGCTCCACTTTAGCTAAGTCCTCGTTGGCTGGTCCGTCGAGTAGGCGGCCGTAGGCATCGAAGCGCGAACCGTGGCACGGACAATCCCAGCTGGTTTCCAAAGAGTTCCAGTGCACAATGCAGTGCAGGTGCGGGCAAACAGCCGAGCACTCGTGCACTTGGCCCTTCGGGTCGCGGTACACGGCTACTTTCAGAGGGCCGCGCCCTATTACGGCGCCAGTGCCGGGCGCTACATCGTCGGCGCTTTTCACTTCGCCGCCGGTTAGCAGTTCGGTGTATTCGGCCGCTACATTCAGGTTTTCGGTAACATATTCCTTTACCGATTCCAGCTTTAGCGTCACGCGACCGGGGTCATAGAGCTTGGCCCAAGGGTTTTCGCGGCCCAAAATCAGGTCGGTGATGATCATGGGACCGAGCGTGCCGTGGGTCATGCCGTGGCCAGAGTCGCCGGTGATGATGTACACGTTTTCATCGTCTAAGGGGTTAAGGCCGGCATAGCCTAGCCCATCGACCGGCTCCATCACCTGCCCCGACCACCGATAGTCGATGCCCTTCACCGAGGGAAAATTTTCGCGTGTCCAGTCTTCGAGACACTGCAAGTGGTCTTCGGGATTGGGCTCTTGGCCGGTTTTGTGGTCTTCGCCGCCCACTATCAGCAAGTCGTAATCGACTTGACCGCCGCGGGGGCCAGCATCCACTTTTTGCAAACGAATGTAATGGTAGGGGTCGGCCGTATCCCAGTACAGGGCCGTCGTAACGGAGCCTTTGGGTACCCGGGCACCTACCACGTAGGTGCGGTACGGATGCTGCTTGGTATGCATCACCACCCGGTCGTTGAAAGGCGTGTTGGTAGCAATAACCACCGCGTCGGCCTTTACTTCGTAGCCTTCCGTGGTCGTAACACCGGCGTTGCTGCCGCCCTTCACTTCAGAGGCGTGGGTGTTCGTGAAAATTTGTCCGCCTTGGCGCGTAATGGCCTCGGCTACGCCGCTTAGGTATTTCAGGATATGGAACTGACCCTGGTTTGGAAATACAAGGCACTCGCCCGTAGTGAAGCCTTGAGCACCCGCGTCGGGTAGGCGCTTCACATCGGTGAGGCCCGCGCGGTGCGCTGCTTCCAGCTCTTCGTCCAGCTCCTTTACCTTACCGTCTTTGGGCAGATACAGGTAGCCATTGAGGCGCTCGAAGTCGCAGTCAATGTTCTCGCGCTTTACTATTTCCTCGATTTTATCGACGGCACTGCGGTGGCTGTCGGCGGCTAGGCGGGCTCCGTCTTTGCCGAAGAGTTCTTCCAGCGTCGTGTACCGATCATCAAGGGCAAACGAAAGGTGCGCCGTGGTGCGGCCCGTTTCGCCAGAAGCTATTTCGCCGTCTTCCAGCAGCACCACTTTGCGGCCTTCACGACCCAACAAATAGGCTGAGGTCAGCCCAGCAATGCCCCTCCTACCACCACTACATCGGCAGTAATGGACTCGGTTAGCTTCGGAAATGTAGGCAGCGGGCCGGTTGTAGGAAACCACGACGTTTGGGTGGCGCCGGTAGTGCGGGCAGGGTTCAATTGGGCCATAAATAGAAAGGTTGGGGGAGCCTTTCTTTACGCCCGCTCTCTAGTCTTAGTTAACGCCGAGCTTGGAATAGAATGAGTAAGGTGCTGCCTTTGCTAACCAGAACGTCATGCGGAGCATGTGACGCATCAAGCCAGGGAGGCAAAGAAGCCGAAGCATCTCGCGTGCTGCCGTTGTAGTGCTAACCGTCAAGCTGAGTGGAGTGCAACGGAGCTGAAGCATCTCGCTCGACTCGTTGCAATGACAAAAGGGTTTCCCACCCGAGCGAGATGCTTCGACTACGGCTGCGCCTTCGCTTAGCATGACGGTTAGCACTACAACGGCAGCACGCGAGATGCTTCGGCAAGCTCAGCAGGACGGTCTGGTTGGCAATGGCAGCACGCCAAGTGCTTTGGTCACTGGCTTGATGCGTCGCATGCTTAGCAGGACGACTGATTAGAACACGAGAAACTTGAAAGCTCTGACTAGTAATACCTAGTAAAGAATATCGTCTACGGGCGAGAGTTTGGGCGGGAGGTGCGTTTCGCCGAGCATCTCGCGTAGGTCGATTTCAATGTTGCGGCAAATGGCGGTCATGGGCACGTCGTTCATTTCGTTTTCGAAAGGGTTTTCGCTGATGTGTCCCACTATTTCAATGGTGTTGAACACCCATGACACCAACACCGAAAACGGTACCGTCAGCCAGATATGGTCGGGGCCCATTTTCTCGAATTCACCGATTAGGCCCAGCGGCAGCAGCGCCGCAAACAGCCACACGAAAACAAAGCTGAAAAACGCGTATTGCCGCGGGAAGGGCGTGTTTTTGATTCGCTCGCAGCCGCCTTGCAGGTTGTTGAACTGCTCGATGCTAGTCATCATATTCACATGCTGAAAGTCGTTGAGTAGGCCCCGCTCCTCGCGTAGCACGCGCAAGTCGGCGGCTTGCTGACGCAGCAAATGCACCGGCGGGTTCTGCTTGCGCTGCATCTCCACCGATTCGGCCGGGTCGAGGAAAGGACCGACCTGCTGGTCCCATTGGTCGTTTTGGCGGCGCAGGTGCAGGCGCAGCGCGTTGCACCACGCTATTTGGCGGTACACCAACCGGCGGTGCCGCAACGACAGCTCGGCGCGCGAAGCAGCTGGCGCATCCACGCCCGGACCATCTACCACCGACGTCACAAACTCCAGCGCCTGCATCGACCACGTGCGGCTGTAATTGACAATGCCACCCCAGATCTGCCGGGCTTCCCAAAATCGGTCGTACGAGCCGTTGTTCTTGAAGCCGATATAGAAGGCCACAGCCGTACCCAGCGTGGCAACGGGCTGCCACGGAATCGACAGCGAATGAAACCCTATCGGTCCGTATATAAGGCAAACCAACAGCGAGTACAGAGTAAAAGCTACTACGCCCTTCCAAGCATACTTCCAGATGATGTGCCAGCGCAGATTACTACGAACGTACATAGTTTGATGTGTTGATTGTCAGGGTGTCAATGATTGATGAGCTGATTTTTGCTATCATACTGTAGAGAAAACCCACCCATCTCCGCAATATGATTATAGCTCGTCAATAATCAACTTCGATTCCCATGAGCTGCATGAGTTGGCTGGCATTGAAGGAGCGACAAGGGCCTGGAGTCAGGTGATAGTCGAAGTGAATCTGGCCGTTGGCGAAGGTGCTGTTGAAGCTGAAATTGCGGACTTGCCCCGGCCACTCTTCTTCCAGCGCGGCCAATTCCAAGTCGTGGGTGCTGACGAGGCCGCCAGCGCGGCGCTGATGTAACTGCCGCAGCAAGGCGCGGGCGCCCCGGTGCCGATCCAGCGAATTAGTGCCTTTCAAAATTTCATCGAGCAAATAGAAAACCGGCAGCGCCGAATCATTGGTGCCTGACTGCTGACTGCTTAAGTCGAGGAGCAAACGCAAGCGTTTGAGTTCGGCGTAGAAGGAAGAGGTGCTTTCGGCGAGGTTGTCTTGGGTGCGCATAGCCGTGAACACCTGCGCCGGACTCACCCGGAAGTGGCGGGCACACACCACGCCACCAGCCAAAGCCAGCACCATGTTCAACCCTAGTGTCCGCAGAAACGTGCTTTTCCCCGCCATATTCGACCCCGTCACGACCACCGTTTGGGCCAGCCCGACGGTATGGAAGTCGTTGGTGATGCGCGTGGCGCTGAAAATGAGTGGGTGACCTAGTTCGGTAGCCGTTACCTCTAGTTGCTCGGCGCTTAGCTCGGGCACTACGTAGCCAGGGTTAGCAAATTGCCACCCAGCCAAACTAACCAATGCCTCTAGTTCGGCTTGCACTTCCAGCACCGTGGTCAGTTCCGAGCCGAGGCCGCGCTTCCAGCGCTCTAGTTGCCAAACAGCATGCAAATCCCAAAGCAGCAAGCTGTTCAATAGCAAAGCCCCCAATGGATGTTCGCGCCCCCGGAACAGGCCCGCAACATTGGAAAGCTGCCCTAGCCGCTGCGTAGCAGCCGCGCCGTGGCTGGCTTGTTGCAACGTAGCCAGTAGCTGTTGCAGCCGGGGCGCCTGCCAGCTACGGTCAGGGTCCTGCTCGAACAAGGCGAGCTGTGCCTGGGTGGCGCGCAAGGCGTCGCGCATAGCGGTGGCCTGTTCGGCGTACTCGTTGCGCACAGCGGCCATGCGGCCATTCAGCAACCCAATAACTAACTGTATCGCTACCAAGGCATAGAAGCCATAATTGAGCAGCCAAGCCACAATACTTGCTCCTACGAGTAGGGGCAGCACTACCAGCAGCGGCTTTAGCCAGGGTTTACCGGCGAAAAAATCGGGACGGGCCAGCCAGGCGCTAAACTCCCGTGGGTCTGCTTGCTGGCGGGGAAAGTGACGGGCCCGAGCCTGCCACTCTTGCAGCCAGGTTACATCGGGCGCTAGCTCGGTGGTGGCTTGCTGGCGAGCCTGCACCTCGGCAGGTTTGGCAGGATGAAGCAGCCAGCTCGCCAACCAGTCGTGTCCGAGCCGGGTGGTGGCGCGGTTGAGCAATTGAAACAGCGAATGTTCCCCGAACACATCAAGGTCGGCAGCGTACGGATGCTGTGCGTCGAGGTAACGCAGCCCCGGGTCAAAGCCACTGAGCTTACCGGCCAGCCGGTCCAACTCGTCTTGGTTGATGCGAGCCAGCAGCCGATGATGCTCGCGCTGGTAGCTGATGCCGCTGTGCCAGCGCACCAGAATGGAAAACAACACCCATATAGCCAGCACGAAAGCTATGCCCGGCGCAATATGCTCGTTGGAAAACAGCCACCACGCCCCTGCCGCGCCCCCCACAAACAGCAGCAGCCGCAGCCACCCACCCAACTGGTGCCGCCCGGCAAAGTATTTTTCGCGGGCTATATGGGTGGCTAGGTTTTCCGTGAAAACCTCGGACGGAGCAACAGTAAGCGGACGGACAGCGTTGGAAATTGGCACGGCAACAACATGGGTAGAGAACCACGAAGGTACGAGGTGGTAAATAGATGAATGGGCACGCACTTCAGGCAAAGACACTCAACAGCCCCTCTTAGCCCGCACAGTGTTGCCGCGCGTCCTTTACCGCTCGAACCGCACCGTAACGAATAGGTTGCGGCCGGGAGCACTAATGCCGGAGGCAAACACGCGGTAGTTGCTATCCAAAATGTTTTCTAGGCCGGCTTGCAAAGCCCACCGAGAAGTAAGTTGGTAGCTGGTGCGCAAGTTGAGCGTGTACCAGCCTAAGGCGCCGGCCGGAGTGGCCTGAGGCAGGTTATCTTCCCCGCTCGGGCTGTATTGCGCCACGGTTTTGCGGCCGTTGAAGAGCACCGAGCCTTCGGCCATCACGCGGCGCAGTTGATAAGTAAGTGCTGTGCGGCCATAAATGGGCGAAATGTGGTCGAGGGGCACGTCGGCGGTACGGTCGCGGCCGTGGGTGTAGGTCAGGGTGCCGTCGAAGCGCAAGTGAGCCGACAAGGCCAGCTGAGCGCGACTGGAAATGCCATAGATGCGCGCCTGTCCCGTGTTAACGGTGGCCACGGTCTGGTAGGTTTTGCCGTTGTACTGGGTAGTGGTCTGGCCATCGGGGGCGGCGAAGGGGCGCACTACTAGCGCGTTGCGCAGGTTGGTATAGAAGCCCGTGACGGACAGCAGCAAGCGGTTTTCTATGTTCTCGGAAAGCTCCAACTCATAATTCACGACCCGCTCCGGCTTCAGACCAGGATTCGGAATGATAAGGGTACCCATGGTTTGGCTGGTACCCGTAGTTTGCTCGAAAGTGCGGCTCAGGTCGTCCACGTTCGGGTTGCGAAATCCGGTAGCTACTAGTCCACTCGCGCGCAGGCCAGCCGGCAGCATGGCCACCAAACCCACGTTGCCATCCAACGACGACGAATTCTGCTTTACGGTGTTGTAAGGCGAGTCGAAAAACTGGCGGTTGAAGGCGGCTTCCACTTGTACATTGCTGAATCGCAAGCCATCCGAGAAAATTAGGTGGTCGGTTATTTCCCAGCGGTGCGCGGCGTAAGCGCCAACCGTACCGTAGGTCGAGCCGTTGGGGTAACGGGTGACAATAGGCTGTACCGCTCCGGTCAGGATGTTGACGCCCTCCCCTATGCTGCGAACCTTGTTGTGAGTTACTTCGGCACCGTAGCGCAACTCGTGCTGGCCGAGGTCCTTGAACAAATCTAGGTTGGCACTGAGCACCCGTACTTTCTCGGTGTTTTCCTGGCGCACATTCACCCCGAAGTCGCGCACCAAGCGGCTTTCCTCGATGTCCTGCACGGCGGGCGTCAGGCGCAGCACATCGTAGAACTTGATTTGGCGCGTCAGCTCTAACTGGTAGCTGGCAAACAGGCGCTTTTGCGGACCGTATTCCCACTCGGCGTAGCGCAAAGCACCGTTGCGGTACGTCTGGAGGCGGTCGAAGCGCGGAATATCGGAGGTAGTGGAGAGCTGGAGGTTGAGCGTGTGGTGCTGCCCGGCTTGCGGCTGAAACAGTACTTTCTGCACTACATCTAACTGGCGGTAGCCCGTGAACTTCTGTCGGTTGGGATGCTCGTTGTTTACTACTACGTCTTTACCATTCTGCCGCTCCACGTACTGCTTCACTTCCCCAAAACCGGGATACTTGTCCATGCCGTTGCGGCCTTTGCGCAAGTCATCGAAATCGGTGGCCGTCACGCTGGTCAGCAGCGCCCACCGCTGCCAGCCCAGACTTACATCGGTGTGCACCGTTTTTTCGCGGGCGGCGGTGGCGTAGCGCAGCAGGTTGTTGGTGAGTACCTGCGGGCCAGTAGTGCCGCTGTCGGCTAGCTTCGGCTGCTTGGTATAGAGGCTGATAACACCGCCCAACGCGTCGGAACCGTACATCACGGCCCCAGCCCCGTTCAGAATTTCCGTCCGCTCCAGCGAGTTGGCGTCTACTGTCAGGATGTTTTGGAGGTGACCCGCGCGGTAGATGGCATTGTTGAGCCGAACGCCATCTACAACCAGCAGCACCTTGTTGGCTTCGAAACCGCGCAGCACCGGCGAACCGCCACCAAGCTGCGACTTCTGCACAAACACCCAACCCGAATTTAGCAACGCATCGGCAGTAGTAGCCGGATTCAGCAACCGAATCTGGCGGGCACTCAGCACGTCTATTTGTTGCGGCAAATCCAGCTTTCGTTCCCCCTGTATGCGGTTAGCCGACACGACTACCTCATTCAAGCCAACAATACGGGTGGTGTCGGGCGTAGTGGCCGTTTGAGCAGCGGCCGGAATGATGATGAGTAAGGCAAATGAGATAGGTAACGTTTGCTTCATAAATGGTACTTCGGATTGAGAACAGGTCGCAATCAAAGTTATGAAACTTAGCTTAGCAGTAGCAGCACTTTCATAAGCAGTAATTACGGTCCGCTAGCGCCCATTTCTCAGCTTACTCTTGGTTCTATTCGGCTACTAAGTGAAGAGCTTTGGAAATGAAAGGAAGAAGGAGGTTAACAGATCATCATTAGACCGTCCTGCTGAGCAGAGCCGAAGCATCTCGCGTGCTGACGTTGTAGTGCTAACCGTTCTGCTGAACGAAGGCGCCGCCGTAGTCGAAGCATCTCGCTCGGGTGAGAAATCCTTTTGCCATTGCAACGAGTCGAGCAAGATGCTTCGGCTCCGCTCAGCAGGGCAATACCTCTGCAACGGTAGTACGCGAGCTAATTCGACCCCGCTTTGCATGACTCTCCCATACTTTCCACAGTCATGGATTCTTTTTGACAGCCTACTATTTTGCTGTAACCTGACTAGAGTAGCTTGTCTAGTGGCTCTGTCTTATCCAGCTACTGCGGCTATGCACTTCAGCTCGATGGCAATGGGCGTGGGCAAGCAATTCACCTCGACGGTGGTGCGGCAGGGCTGGTTGCTCTGGAAATATTCGGCGTAGAGACGATTGTAGGTTGGGAAATCAACTTTCATGTTGGTTAGAAACACCGTCACGTCTACCAAATCCTCCCAGCGGGCCCCCGCTTCTTCCAAGATGTAGCGCACGTTTTGAAAGACGGCGTGGCACTGACTTTCGAAGTCGTAGCGCAGGATGTTGCCGGCCGCGTCTTGCTCTACGCCGGGCACCGCCTGCTGCCCGCGCTGGCGTGGCCCCACTCCTGACAAGAACAGCAGATTGCCTACCCGGCGCGCGTGCGGGTACAGCCCTACCGGCTCGGGCGCACGACTGGAATTGTGAGCAGTAGATGCGGCCGATGTGCCGCCAGCGGAAGTAGTGTCAGGTCCCATACGCCAAAACTAGCCGATTTTCGGGGCCGACAGAGCGCCACTGAACCAGCGTACCTACTGGTGCGGTTGTTGAGTTAACTTCGGCCTCTCCACCCATCTACTCCTGTATTTCTCGCTATGCAGTATTTTTTCCGTCGTTTCGCTTTCGTGGCGTTGCTGGCCCTACCCATGGCTGCACCCGCACTAGCCCAGCAGAAACTGAAGTACCCCAAACCGGAACCCGAACAGATCTATGATGCCGTGGCCCAACCCGCCGTACCTATTGGCGGCGTAGAAGCCTACGCCCAATACCTGGCCGACAACCAACAATACCCTACCGCCGCCTTGCAGCGCGGGGTGGCCGGCACCGTGGAAGTTACCTTTGTGGTGGAAAAGTCGGGCGTCATATCCAATGTAGCGGCCAGCAAGCCCGTCGATCCACTGCTCGATGCCGAAGCAGTGCGGTTAATTAAGGGCGGCCCCAAATGGACGCCGGCGCAGCACAAAGGTCAGAAAGTGCGCCAGCGCGTCAACATTCCGATAGCCTTCCAAATACCGCTCGGGGCCGGTGGGCCGGCTCCGGCCACCGAACCAGCCACCGCCGGCACTGCTCCAGCTGGCGCCCCCACACCAGCGGGCAACACAACCAAATCGGGAGCCACTATCATCACGCCCGACCAGCCGGCCCGGCCTGTAGGCGGCACCGAGGCGTTTTTCGAGTGGATTCAGAAAAATCAGCAATACCCCGCCCTGGCCCGGCAACGGAAGGTGGAAGGCAAAGTGATGGTGGAATTTGTTATCCAGAAAGACGGCTCCCTCACCGATGCGAAGGTGGTGAAACCCCTCGGCTCAGGCCTCGACCAGGAAGCGCTGCGGCTTATCAAGACAGCGCCCAAGTGGACGCCTGCTTCGTATCAAGGTCAACCATTAAAGCAAAAGATGGTCTTGCCTGTTCTATTTCAGTTGTAAAGTATTTGACGGGCGTACGCGTCCAGTAAGTAGGCTATGAGTACCAGAGAGCGGATGGAAAGGCGGCACTATGCTTCGCAAAAATCACCTAAGTCCAGTATCTTGTTACTAATATCCAACTACTTATACCGTATAGCCCGCTCGTTATTCCTTTCCAGAGTGAGACCATTGGTTCCTAGCCTGGGCTAGGCCAATTGTTCTGAGCGTTCTTTCCGCCTTCCACATGCTTACTCTTCCGCTGCTTTCTGCCCCACCCGTAGCTACTCAGCCTCCCCTCGAAGCCGATACTTTCAAAGTTTGGCCTTATCAAACGCGCTTTCTGCAAGCCGCCCAGAACATTGCCAACGGTATTTTCAATGCGCTCGACGACGAGTTAGAACCGTTCACTATGTTGCTGGCCCTGCATATCGATTCGCCCCAGCCTGATGCGCCTCTCGTTCATTTGGAACCAGCCAACCACGGCCTCGATACACTGCATTTCACCAACGCCGTAAACCGGGGCCGTGACATCGAACGCCTTGTTCCTGTTTCGCTTGCCATTCGGGAGGAAGTGACGCCCGAAATGCTCAACCGTCGGCAAGAGTCGTTGGGCATCCGGACGGCCGTGCAGGATGTGTTCGACAAGCTCGATGAAAACACCATCTACCAGCACGTGCCCGGCTGGCCTATCCGCATCAATGGCTACTTCGTGATGACGGTACTGCGGGTGCGGCGCAAAGCTATGCGCGCTTATCCGTCGTTGCGGCCCCACCGTTTCTACACCGATGGTCGGCCCTTGGCACCTTCGCTGTTGGCAGCGGCCATCTTCCGCTTCACCGAAGAGTGCGTGAAATCGTTGAGTGAGCCGGAACCCGGTTCTGGCATCATGATGCGCCCCCGCGAAACCGAAGAAATACTGCGCGCCGCCGGCAAAAGCCTGCTCGATACGCCCGCGCAGGCGCTCGGGGCCGAACCCGGTGCGGCGCGGCTCTTCAACACGCTAAACACCATTTCCAGCTTGCGCTACGAAGGCGCCGGCGGAGTGGGTAAGCTCATTATGGCCCGCCGCCGCCACCCCAATGTGGAAGAGGTATTTGCCCTCACCTGCCCTACCCCGCTCACCGACTACCGGGCCGTGCGCAAACTGCTCGAAATGACCACGCCCGACGTGAGCTTGCTCTCGGATAGTGAAAATGTGTACGCGCTTGGGCGGCTTGTTGGCGAGTACGACCCGACCCGGGAAGACTTGTTCGTCATCAACTTCATCAACCACTACGCCTGGGAGTTTCAGCACGACGGCAAGGTGCTGATGCGTACCATTTACAGCCAGCCGAGTTTGCCCCGCTCGCGCGTCAACCGCACGCGGTTCCGCAAAGACCTGAAGCGCACCTTCCACCTCACCGACCCGGCCAAGATCGAGCACTTGTGGGAAGTGGTGCTGGAAGCCAGCCGCCAAAAGCACGGCACACTGATGGTCATTACCACCGAAGCCCTAGCCGAAGCCGACCGCCTGAAGCTGCAATGCACCCTGATTGAGCCGGTGCCCCTCACGCCGCTCATCACCCGCCTCGTCACGTCGATTGATGGCGCCGTTCTTCT contains:
- a CDS encoding MutS-related protein, whose protein sequence is MPISNAVRPLTVAPSEVFTENLATHIAREKYFAGRHQLGGWLRLLLFVGGAAGAWWLFSNEHIAPGIAFVLAIWVLFSILVRWHSGISYQREHHRLLARINQDELDRLAGKLSGFDPGLRYLDAQHPYAADLDVFGEHSLFQLLNRATTRLGHDWLASWLLHPAKPAEVQARQQATTELAPDVTWLQEWQARARHFPRQQADPREFSAWLARPDFFAGKPWLKPLLVVLPLLVGASIVAWLLNYGFYALVAIQLVIGLLNGRMAAVRNEYAEQATAMRDALRATQAQLALFEQDPDRSWQAPRLQQLLATLQQASHGAAATQRLGQLSNVAGLFRGREHPLGALLLNSLLLWDLHAVWQLERWKRGLGSELTTVLEVQAELEALVSLAGWQFANPGYVVPELSAEQLEVTATELGHPLIFSATRITNDFHTVGLAQTVVVTGSNMAGKSTFLRTLGLNMVLALAGGVVCARHFRVSPAQVFTAMRTQDNLAESTSSFYAELKRLRLLLDLSSQQSGTNDSALPVFYLLDEILKGTNSLDRHRGARALLRQLHQRRAGGLVSTHDLELAALEEEWPGQVRNFSFNSTFANGQIHFDYHLTPGPCRSFNASQLMQLMGIEVDY
- a CDS encoding TonB-dependent receptor plug domain-containing protein gives rise to the protein MKQTLPISFALLIIIPAAAQTATTPDTTRIVGLNEVVVSANRIQGERKLDLPQQIDVLSARQIRLLNPATTADALLNSGWVFVQKSQLGGGSPVLRGFEANKVLLVVDGVRLNNAIYRAGHLQNILTVDANSLERTEILNGAGAVMYGSDALGGVISLYTKQPKLADSGTTGPQVLTNNLLRYATAAREKTVHTDVSLGWQRWALLTSVTATDFDDLRKGRNGMDKYPGFGEVKQYVERQNGKDVVVNNEHPNRQKFTGYRQLDVVQKVLFQPQAGQHHTLNLQLSTTSDIPRFDRLQTYRNGALRYAEWEYGPQKRLFASYQLELTRQIKFYDVLRLTPAVQDIEESRLVRDFGVNVRQENTEKVRVLSANLDLFKDLGQHELRYGAEVTHNKVRSIGEGVNILTGAVQPIVTRYPNGSTYGTVGAYAAHRWEITDHLIFSDGLRFSNVQVEAAFNRQFFDSPYNTVKQNSSSLDGNVGLVAMLPAGLRASGLVATGFRNPNVDDLSRTFEQTTGTSQTMGTLIIPNPGLKPERVVNYELELSENIENRLLLSVTGFYTNLRNALVVRPFAAPDGQTTTQYNGKTYQTVATVNTGQARIYGISSRAQLALSAHLRFDGTLTYTHGRDRTADVPLDHISPIYGRTALTYQLRRVMAEGSVLFNGRKTVAQYSPSGEDNLPQATPAGALGWYTLNLRTSYQLTSRWALQAGLENILDSNYRVFASGISAPGRNLFVTVRFER
- a CDS encoding RidA family protein; protein product: MGPDTTSAGGTSAASTAHNSSRAPEPVGLYPHARRVGNLLFLSGVGPRQRGQQAVPGVEQDAAGNILRYDFESQCHAVFQNVRYILEEAGARWEDLVDVTVFLTNMKVDFPTYNRLYAEYFQSNQPCRTTVEVNCLPTPIAIELKCIAAVAG
- a CDS encoding energy transducer TonB, which gives rise to MQYFFRRFAFVALLALPMAAPALAQQKLKYPKPEPEQIYDAVAQPAVPIGGVEAYAQYLADNQQYPTAALQRGVAGTVEVTFVVEKSGVISNVAASKPVDPLLDAEAVRLIKGGPKWTPAQHKGQKVRQRVNIPIAFQIPLGAGGPAPATEPATAGTAPAGAPTPAGNTTKSGATIITPDQPARPVGGTEAFFEWIQKNQQYPALARQRKVEGKVMVEFVIQKDGSLTDAKVVKPLGSGLDQEALRLIKTAPKWTPASYQGQPLKQKMVLPVLFQL